The proteins below come from a single Zea mays cultivar B73 chromosome 8, Zm-B73-REFERENCE-NAM-5.0, whole genome shotgun sequence genomic window:
- the LOC100282955 gene encoding Membrane protein PM19L gives MANAGMKPVAGLLLVLNLCMYVIVAAVGGWAINHAINYGFFIGTGLHLPAHFSPINFPIGNAATGFFVIFAVIAGVVGAGSALAGLNHVRAWSTESLPAAASAGFIAWTLTLLAMGLAVKEIELHGRNARLICMESFTIILSATQLFYLLAIHGGLR, from the exons ATGGCGAACGCGGGCATGAAGCCGGTGGCCGGCCTCCTGCTGGTGCTCAACTTGTGCATGTACGTCATCGTGGCGGCGGTGGGCGGCTGGGCCATCAACCACGCCATCAACTACGGCTTCTTCATCG GCACCGGCCTGCACCTCCCGGCTCACTTCTCCCCGATCAACTTCCCCATCGGGAACGCGGCGACCGGGTTCTTCGTCATCTTCGCCGTGATCGCCGGGGTGGTCGGCGCGGGCTCGGCGCTGGCGGGGCTCAACCACGTCCGCGCCTGGAGCACCGAGAGCCTGCCGGCGGCGGCCTCCGCCGGGTTCATTGCGTGGACGCTCACCCTGCTCGCCATGGG GTTGGCGGTGAAGGAGATTGAACTGCACGGCAGGAATGCCAGACTG ATATGCATGGAGTCCTTCACCATCATCCTGTCGGCGACGCAGCTCTTCTACCTGCTCGCCATTCACGGAGGCTTGAGATAA